One stretch of Marinitoga litoralis DNA includes these proteins:
- the thiI gene encoding tRNA uracil 4-sulfurtransferase ThiI yields MYDFVVIKYSEIGTKGKNRRIFENKLMNNIVLQLNHKVNAKKIYGRIIVTPKEGEKIDNDMLNSLKKVFGIKSISPALKIEKNYEDIKNKIFWLLREKNINTGTFKIDARRTDKSFPVRSFDLNKNLGEDVLNEFPNLKVDVHDPDYLISVEIRHEMAFLYFENIECFAGYPVGAGGKASILLSGGIDSPVAAWLMMKRGMKMNAISFYSPPSNNEKTVMKLIELSKKLSEYYPFNFYHYIIPFTDVQLAIKKLNVESYSLILQRRSMMRIASNLAKYSNSSALITGENLGQVASQTLENMITISDATDMLILRPLVGFEKLDIVKKSQEIGTYDISTWPYKDSCVAFLPKTPATKSFPDKMRKYEEKIENLSDLELESIKNSLVYIMKNGEIIDNYTFSEKEVLKLD; encoded by the coding sequence ATGTACGATTTTGTGGTTATTAAATATAGTGAAATTGGTACAAAAGGTAAGAACAGAAGAATTTTTGAAAATAAATTAATGAATAATATAGTATTACAATTAAATCATAAGGTTAATGCAAAAAAAATCTACGGAAGAATAATAGTTACACCGAAAGAAGGAGAAAAAATTGATAATGACATGTTAAATAGTTTAAAGAAAGTATTTGGTATAAAATCTATTTCACCTGCTTTAAAAATAGAAAAAAACTATGAAGACATAAAAAATAAAATATTTTGGCTATTAAGAGAAAAAAATATTAATACAGGAACATTTAAAATTGATGCTAGAAGAACAGATAAATCTTTTCCTGTAAGGAGTTTTGATTTAAATAAAAATCTTGGAGAAGATGTTTTAAATGAATTTCCAAATTTAAAAGTAGATGTTCATGATCCTGATTATTTAATAAGCGTTGAAATTAGACATGAAATGGCATTTCTTTATTTTGAAAATATAGAATGTTTCGCAGGTTATCCAGTAGGAGCTGGGGGAAAGGCTAGTATTTTGCTTTCGGGTGGTATAGATAGTCCTGTTGCTGCTTGGCTTATGATGAAAAGAGGAATGAAAATGAATGCTATTTCATTCTATAGTCCACCAAGCAATAACGAAAAAACTGTTATGAAATTAATAGAATTAAGTAAAAAATTAAGTGAATATTACCCTTTTAATTTTTATCATTATATTATTCCTTTTACAGATGTGCAGTTAGCTATTAAAAAGTTAAATGTTGAAAGTTATTCTTTAATATTACAGAGAAGATCTATGATGAGAATAGCTTCTAATTTAGCAAAATACTCAAATAGTTCTGCATTAATTACAGGTGAAAACTTAGGTCAAGTGGCTTCACAAACATTAGAAAATATGATAACAATATCAGATGCAACAGATATGCTAATTTTAAGACCATTAGTGGGGTTTGAAAAATTAGATATAGTAAAAAAATCTCAAGAAATAGGAACATATGATATTTCTACTTGGCCATATAAGGATAGTTGTGTTGCATTTTTACCTAAAACTCCAGCAACAAAATCTTTCCCAGATAAAATGAGAAAATATGAAGAAAAAATAGAAAATCTATCAGATTTGGAATTAGAATCAATAAAAAATAGTTTGGTTTATATAATGAAAAATGGGGAAATAATAGATAATTATACATTTTCTGAAAAAGAGGTGTTGAAACTTGATTAA
- a CDS encoding lysophospholipid acyltransferase family protein: MIKRLLLTIWFYIGFFGYVVIYGSLVLLISKIIKKIKGEEKSDAYLRKVVNNFGRRSFKLLGIKVDIEKEIDINEIEDEQYMIVANHQSLLDIPLVIGYVHTTGFIAKKELEKAPIISSFIKALGSVFIDRKNPSKAAAALRDIKRKLEEGRKLTVFPEGTRTLDGKVKPFKKGSLMIPYRYNIKILPVAIDGTYYIIKKGEKLLNPHDVRIKIFKPVNPKDFESEEELRNYIYNLISSEIN, translated from the coding sequence TTGATTAAAAGGTTATTATTAACCATATGGTTTTATATTGGATTTTTTGGATATGTAGTTATATATGGTTCTTTAGTTTTATTAATTTCAAAAATTATTAAAAAAATTAAAGGCGAAGAAAAGTCAGATGCCTATTTAAGAAAAGTTGTAAATAATTTTGGTAGAAGATCTTTTAAATTGCTAGGTATTAAGGTAGATATAGAAAAAGAAATAGATATAAATGAAATTGAAGATGAACAATATATGATAGTTGCAAATCATCAAAGTTTATTAGACATCCCATTGGTAATTGGGTATGTTCATACAACTGGATTTATTGCAAAGAAGGAACTTGAAAAAGCCCCAATAATTTCAAGTTTTATAAAAGCATTAGGTTCAGTATTTATTGATAGAAAAAATCCATCTAAAGCTGCAGCTGCATTAAGGGATATAAAAAGGAAATTGGAAGAGGGAAGAAAATTAACTGTTTTTCCTGAAGGGACAAGAACTTTGGATGGTAAAGTTAAACCATTTAAAAAAGGATCACTAATGATTCCATATAGATATAATATTAAAATACTTCCTGTTGCAATTGATGGAACTTATTATATAATAAAAAAAGGGGAGAAATTACTTAATCCTCATGATGTTAGAATAAAAATATTTAAACCAGTTAATCCAAAAGATTTTGAAAGTGAGGAAGAATTAAGAAATTATATATATAATTTAATATCATCTGAAATAAATTAA
- a CDS encoding YitT family protein, translating to MKKDLVKDIFIITLGTFINAIGWTLFLIPWKIVGGGLSGVGTMIYYVTGIPVGISYLLMNVVLLIIAMKIIGKSFGFKTIYGIASSSFFITYLQNFLNSPILYDQFLSSVIGGILLGSGIGIVFLAGGSTGGTEIIVMIINKFRNVSPGRTMFLFDLIIIGSSYFIFRSFETIIYGYVTMAISGYATDLVLEGGKSSVQLFIFSDKYGHIADEITKTLGRGVTLIQGTGWYTKENRNIILTIVRRRELPTVLRIIKKHDKNAFISMGSVAGVFGEGFDKLKI from the coding sequence ATGAAAAAGGATTTAGTTAAAGATATTTTCATAATAACTCTTGGTACTTTTATAAACGCAATAGGTTGGACATTATTTTTAATTCCTTGGAAAATTGTTGGCGGAGGATTAAGTGGTGTAGGTACAATGATTTATTATGTAACAGGTATTCCAGTTGGTATAAGTTATTTGTTAATGAATGTGGTATTGTTAATTATTGCTATGAAAATAATAGGAAAATCTTTTGGATTTAAAACTATATATGGTATTGCAAGTTCATCGTTTTTTATTACATATTTACAAAATTTTTTAAATTCTCCAATTCTATATGATCAATTTTTATCTTCCGTTATAGGAGGTATTTTATTAGGATCAGGTATTGGTATAGTGTTTCTTGCTGGTGGGAGTACAGGTGGTACAGAAATAATAGTTATGATTATTAATAAATTTAGAAATGTAAGTCCAGGAAGAACAATGTTTTTATTCGATTTAATTATTATTGGTAGTTCTTATTTTATATTTAGATCTTTTGAAACAATAATATATGGATATGTTACAATGGCTATATCGGGATATGCTACTGATTTAGTATTAGAAGGTGGAAAATCATCTGTGCAATTGTTTATATTTTCAGATAAATATGGTCATATAGCCGATGAAATAACTAAAACATTAGGTAGAGGAGTAACTTTAATCCAAGGAACGGGTTGGTATACAAAAGAAAATAGAAATATTATTTTAACTATAGTAAGAAGAAGAGAATTACCAACCGTTTTAAGAATAATAAAAAAACATGATAAAAATGCCTTTATTTCTATGGGTTCTGTTGCAGGAGTTTTTGGAGAAGGTTTTGATAAATTAAAAATTTAA
- a CDS encoding bifunctional nuclease family protein, which produces MFKKVDVITMGLDKISNSPVVFLRIENTHLGIPIWIGACEATFLALAINEQETPRPLTHDLIISILENEGYSINRVEIHNMEENIYYANIILEKGGIETTIDSRPSDALILAVKKRVPIYIKDKIIIDNGIDLSFIPVENDEENQEEDKRNEFKKFLENFDIDTIKKHFFDEGKKDD; this is translated from the coding sequence ATGTTTAAAAAAGTTGATGTTATCACAATGGGTTTAGATAAAATATCTAACTCTCCTGTAGTTTTTCTGAGGATAGAAAATACACATTTAGGAATTCCAATATGGATTGGCGCTTGTGAAGCGACATTCTTAGCTTTAGCAATAAACGAACAGGAAACACCAAGACCATTAACTCATGATTTAATAATTAGTATTTTGGAAAATGAAGGATATAGTATAAATAGAGTAGAAATACATAATATGGAGGAAAATATTTACTATGCAAATATTATATTAGAAAAAGGCGGTATAGAAACCACTATTGATTCTAGACCGTCAGATGCTCTTATACTTGCAGTGAAAAAAAGAGTACCTATATATATAAAGGATAAAATAATAATTGATAATGGAATAGACTTATCCTTTATACCTGTTGAAAATGATGAAGAAAATCAAGAAGAAGATAAAAGAAATGAATTTAAGAAATTTTTGGAAAATTTTGACATAGACACAATAAAAAAACATTTCTTTGATGAGGGGAAAAAAGATGATTAA
- a CDS encoding polyprenyl synthetase family protein: MIKINEFKKVFEDESEKIFDSLGVIDILNDSIKYSFFSGGKRLRPWIIYNIGRYYNIEEEILYKIGFAVEVLHTASLIHDDLPAIDNSDYRRGNETNHKKYGEWAAILTGDLGFILPFKILSDNNLSKLNSFFSEIIIKLIEGETLDIAFEKKLFVPSKNQIEEMYEKKTSSLFEFCFSYAPFLKDNYNDFETLRKVGKSFGLAFQIYDDLKDLYGTFDEVGKDLKNDENKYTLLKVMDSIEAKKYADMLFDEAILSLKKLNMEFLVEELIKIKSLIERK; encoded by the coding sequence ATGATTAAAATTAATGAATTTAAAAAAGTTTTTGAAGATGAATCAGAAAAAATATTTGATTCATTGGGTGTTATAGATATTTTAAATGATTCTATAAAATATTCATTTTTTTCTGGAGGTAAAAGGCTTCGACCCTGGATTATTTATAATATTGGACGATATTATAACATAGAAGAAGAAATTTTATATAAAATAGGGTTCGCTGTTGAAGTATTACATACAGCCTCATTGATACATGACGATTTACCAGCTATTGATAATAGTGATTATAGGAGAGGAAATGAAACAAATCATAAAAAATATGGTGAATGGGCAGCAATTTTAACAGGCGATTTAGGATTTATATTACCTTTTAAGATTTTATCTGATAATAATTTATCAAAACTTAATAGTTTTTTTTCTGAAATAATTATTAAATTAATAGAAGGAGAAACTTTAGACATTGCATTTGAAAAAAAATTATTTGTACCTTCAAAGAACCAGATTGAAGAAATGTATGAAAAGAAAACATCTTCATTATTTGAATTTTGCTTTTCTTATGCTCCTTTCTTAAAAGATAATTATAATGATTTTGAAACTTTAAGAAAAGTTGGGAAAAGTTTTGGATTAGCTTTTCAAATATACGATGATTTAAAAGATTTGTATGGTACATTTGACGAAGTTGGGAAAGATTTAAAAAATGATGAAAACAAATACACTCTTCTTAAAGTTATGGATTCTATAGAAGCTAAAAAATATGCAGATATGTTATTTGATGAAGCTATATTATCTCTTAAAAAATTAAATATGGAATTTTTGGTTGAAGAGTTAATAAAAATCAAATCTTTGATTGAAAGGAAGTAA
- a CDS encoding tetratricopeptide repeat protein, whose protein sequence is MERYYKKLIILFFLLFSVIILSQTALDKAEVYYFNGKSAFQVGEYNNAEKFFEEALKLTAQIEIKYPDIRYMLGWAKFYLKKYKEAENYLKYYTDDPKVQLALKSIKEGNVQEELSFRSLKIQSTESTVTNESTSNVKIGLFYYIITTAVIFIIIGISGFLIYFFVLRKYSFNVQTENKVESVENEEEAETTEEEIIPLEEVLEVKIDELEELWYEYEKMKNKLDVDEEEISVEENLEEIDVDSLLSEDFEEDTNLDIEDLEDAVNENETVENKNEPIEDNTSEELQVEKDMKLDEEENTIEDIIENEKIKDLSEIETVKPNVDVLSKYNKIINEPEGKVVVSNIKGLESLDEIDKEVNKKGGQYTKGDLHNIFKEIFADKNRDQVSIE, encoded by the coding sequence ATGGAAAGGTATTATAAAAAATTAATTATATTATTCTTTCTTTTGTTTTCTGTTATAATTTTGTCGCAAACTGCTTTAGATAAAGCAGAAGTCTATTATTTTAATGGTAAAAGTGCTTTTCAAGTTGGGGAATATAATAATGCAGAAAAGTTTTTCGAAGAAGCATTAAAATTAACAGCACAAATTGAAATAAAGTATCCAGATATTAGATATATGTTAGGTTGGGCAAAATTTTACTTAAAAAAATATAAAGAAGCAGAAAATTATTTGAAATATTATACAGATGATCCAAAAGTTCAGCTAGCATTAAAAAGTATTAAAGAAGGAAACGTTCAAGAAGAGTTAAGTTTTAGATCATTAAAAATTCAATCAACAGAATCTACTGTTACGAATGAATCAACTTCAAATGTTAAGATTGGATTGTTTTATTATATTATTACAACTGCAGTAATATTTATAATAATAGGGATTTCAGGCTTCCTTATATATTTCTTTGTATTAAGAAAATACTCATTTAATGTTCAAACTGAAAATAAAGTTGAAAGTGTTGAAAATGAGGAAGAAGCTGAGACTACTGAAGAAGAAATTATACCATTAGAAGAAGTATTAGAAGTAAAAATTGATGAACTGGAAGAATTGTGGTATGAATATGAAAAAATGAAGAATAAACTTGATGTTGATGAAGAAGAAATTTCAGTTGAAGAAAATTTAGAAGAAATAGATGTGGATAGTTTATTAAGTGAAGATTTTGAAGAAGATACTAATTTAGATATAGAGGATCTTGAAGATGCGGTGAATGAAAACGAAACTGTCGAAAATAAAAATGAACCTATTGAAGATAATACTTCAGAAGAACTTCAAGTAGAAAAAGATATGAAACTCGATGAGGAAGAAAATACAATAGAAGATATAATAGAAAATGAAAAAATAAAAGATTTGAGTGAAATAGAAACAGTAAAGCCCAATGTAGATGTTCTTTCTAAATATAATAAAATAATTAATGAACCTGAAGGAAAAGTTGTTGTATCAAACATAAAAGGTTTAGAAAGTTTAGATGAAATAGATAAAGAAGTTAATAAAAAAGGTGGTCAATATACAAAAGGAGATTTACACAACATCTTTAAGGAAATATTTGCAGATAAAAATAGAGATCAAGTTAGTATAGAATAA
- a CDS encoding TatD family hydrolase, which translates to MKFVDTHCHLNLIDKKDEIIASFEKNNIEYVIEIGINVENSFKNVELSNEYEKIYCSVGIHPTDSKELTNKDFDTINVLAKNDKVVAIGEIGLDYYWKNVSKEEQCKSFINQLNIAKENELPVVLHIREAYEDAFNVLINEGIPDKLGVVHCFSSDWNTAKKFLNLGFYIGIDGPITFKNNKTLIEVVKNTPIEYILPETDSPFLTPVPYRGKKNNPTYVKYIIEKIAEIKNMNIEDTSRILLENSKRLFNKI; encoded by the coding sequence ATGAAGTTTGTTGATACACATTGCCATTTAAATTTAATAGATAAAAAAGATGAGATCATTGCTTCTTTTGAAAAAAATAATATAGAATATGTGATAGAAATCGGTATTAATGTAGAAAATTCTTTTAAAAATGTTGAATTATCAAATGAATATGAAAAAATTTATTGTTCGGTTGGTATACATCCTACAGATTCTAAAGAATTAACGAATAAGGATTTCGATACAATTAATGTTTTAGCAAAAAATGATAAAGTGGTTGCAATTGGTGAAATAGGATTAGATTATTATTGGAAAAACGTATCTAAAGAAGAACAGTGTAAATCATTTATTAATCAATTAAATATAGCTAAAGAAAATGAATTACCAGTAGTTTTACACATAAGGGAAGCATATGAAGATGCTTTTAATGTATTAATAAATGAAGGTATTCCAGATAAATTAGGAGTTGTTCACTGTTTTTCGTCTGATTGGAATACAGCTAAGAAATTTTTAAACCTTGGATTTTATATTGGAATTGATGGACCTATAACATTTAAAAATAATAAGACTTTAATTGAAGTTGTAAAAAATACACCCATAGAATACATATTACCAGAAACAGATTCTCCGTTTTTAACACCAGTTCCATATAGAGGTAAAAAGAATAATCCTACATATGTTAAATACATTATTGAAAAAATAGCTGAAATTAAAAATATGAATATTGAAGATACTTCACGAATATTACTAGAAAATTCAAAAAGATTGTTTAATAAAATATGA
- the lgt gene encoding prolipoprotein diacylglyceryl transferase, whose protein sequence is MIKDKLYIRVLVISILIFTLLGILLLPKVFSGEVIVNPIIFTLGPLQIRWYGLLIASGVFLSFYLATDTAKKWNFDENDLSNAVIIGIIFAIIGARLYYVIFNWDIYSKMPSEIFKTWHGGMAIHGGILGALLSVYIYTKLKKNISFTFLQGLDLMAHVLPLGQAIGRWGNFFNYEAYGGPTSLPWKMFVPNPFRMPGYENYEYFHPTFLYESIWDLIIFLFLFYYARNKKKFDGEIISLYLILYSLGRGVIEILRTDSLMFLGMKVAVLISIFFIIFGIILYISLKKKMEV, encoded by the coding sequence ATGATTAAAGACAAATTATATATAAGAGTGCTGGTTATTTCGATTTTAATTTTTACTCTATTAGGAATACTACTTTTACCAAAAGTTTTTTCAGGAGAAGTTATTGTAAATCCAATTATATTTACACTAGGTCCTTTGCAAATAAGATGGTATGGACTGCTTATAGCATCAGGAGTTTTTTTGAGTTTTTATTTAGCTACCGATACTGCAAAAAAATGGAATTTTGATGAGAATGATTTATCAAATGCGGTTATAATTGGAATTATTTTTGCGATTATTGGAGCTAGATTATACTATGTAATATTTAATTGGGATATATATTCTAAAATGCCTTCTGAAATTTTTAAAACATGGCATGGTGGGATGGCTATTCATGGAGGAATATTAGGAGCTTTATTATCAGTCTATATATATACAAAGTTAAAGAAAAATATATCCTTTACTTTTTTACAAGGATTAGATTTAATGGCTCATGTATTACCATTGGGGCAAGCAATAGGTAGATGGGGTAACTTTTTCAATTATGAGGCTTATGGTGGTCCAACATCTTTGCCTTGGAAAATGTTTGTTCCTAATCCATTTAGAATGCCAGGTTATGAAAATTATGAATATTTTCATCCTACATTCTTATATGAATCAATATGGGATCTAATTATATTTTTATTTTTATTTTACTATGCAAGAAATAAGAAAAAATTTGATGGTGAAATTATATCATTATATTTAATTTTATATTCTCTTGGAAGAGGTGTAATAGAAATTCTAAGAACAGATTCTTTAATGTTCTTAGGAATGAAAGTAGCAGTATTAATTAGTATATTTTTTATAATTTTTGGTATAATATTATATATATCATTAAAAAAGAAAATGGAGGTATGA
- a CDS encoding cupin domain-containing protein, with protein sequence MNKAYIGKAMDIEPITYDDGVNVKGAHKRVLIGNKLGAPNFVMRLFTLEKGGFTPKHTHDWEHEVYVLKGKLEVFNGEEIVIAEEGSFVFVPPNVLHQFKNINDGESQFICVIPRSGGE encoded by the coding sequence ATGAACAAAGCATATATTGGTAAAGCTATGGATATAGAACCTATAACTTATGATGATGGTGTAAATGTAAAAGGAGCACATAAAAGAGTATTAATTGGAAATAAATTAGGAGCTCCAAATTTTGTAATGAGATTATTTACCTTAGAAAAAGGTGGATTTACACCAAAACATACACATGATTGGGAACATGAGGTTTATGTTTTGAAAGGAAAATTAGAAGTATTTAATGGGGAAGAAATTGTTATAGCGGAAGAAGGTTCTTTTGTATTTGTTCCACCAAATGTATTACATCAATTTAAAAATATAAATGATGGTGAAAGTCAATTTATTTGTGTAATACCAAGATCTGGAGGCGAATGA